tttgaaaatgcagctaattttttttattcacgATCGTCGCCATTGTATACGCACCTTTCCGGAGCATGTGCGACTTTGGCAACTTTTTTAACAACAGCTCGGGTGATTGTGTATCGTAAGTATTTGATCGTAACTCACGAAATGTTTAACGTTTTATTAGCATGATTTAATTTTGGACTGTCTTGGTAAATCATACGGTAGATGGTTCCTTGTGCAAATACctgttgtttatgtttgtgaCCTACATAGAACGGCCTAAATAATGACCCTCCATGTTTATTTCAATCTGTGCCGGAAATGCGATGACAATTTGTTATGTCCATCGAGCAAATTTTAAAGACGTACCGTGTTTGCATGCttcgttttgttttattatgcattCGTAATCTATGATTTTATGAACTTCTTGGAACTTTCCTTTTAAGAGGTATTAATTGCAGTAAACTAAGTCTTGGTCATTATTGTGCAGTGAGGTTTTGTTTGATAATAAGTGCAATGATGAATCAAATTGTTGTGATgcaactttaaagctgcactctcacagatttaccgttttgacaacttttttatttcttgaatatctatataataattatattataagaatgatcaaaataacaaatcacAGACTTTCatataatttcctttgaaatttaatgtttgaaatttaatgtttatggctaaaagtgttccTAACGGTTTCTAaagacaaatgcataaaacatcattttttttaaattaaatatatgaacatctGTTAATtccagcagttttatatcactgaccagtgtccatgcatttttgcataaattgacATGTTCCTAGACAAAAAGTAAAGCTGCAATATCACAAATGGAtcgtttcgacaactttttgcTTAGAATGAGCGAAATTTTGCGTATATGAATGGGAAGCTGTTGAATAAGATTGTTAACAAAGAATGAGATAACAGTTTTTGTATTTACGAAATTGATACAACTTTAAATTTGTATGGATATATCAAATattgcaatctgatattttgttatcTGTCTTATTTCACTAATTTCCAGATATGTAAACAAAGATTGATTAATTATGTACACGACAAAGTTGTCttaatggtcaatctgtgagagtgcagctgtagCAGCAGGGTCCGGTAAATAGCAGGGTcttttattttaaccaattCCGAGGTAAAACCCCCGTCCTGTTTAGAATGCAGGTAAAATCCCTACTAATTGCCCAGATATCCCGGGAGCTAGTTTGGCCCAAAAAGAAATCCGCCACATTTACTCGGCATTCACATTGCGGTTCCACATGGAGGATAAAAACATTGCCGGTTTCCCCTCTATTCCCCTGGACCGTTAGTTACAATTCAATGACTGGTGCATGGCCTGTTCattaatatgtcaaatatttctgatgcacattttaaattggatgatattttataatgatttcaattatGAAAAGATAACTTTCTATAAGTGCCTCAAAATTCACTCATATTAGTGAATATAAGACTTTTTTCTCATATTTCTGCTTTTAATGTCGATCAAATCATCTTTCAGACTGGTATTTATCTGTTTAATGTCATTTATGGCTGCCCGCAGTTCACGCATTTTCGCGACGAATATCACTATGAGACTTTTGAATGCAGTTCATTTTCACAATTTCATCTTTTCGTTGCGACTCCACTTCATCATATTTATCACTCACAAACTGGTCAGAATGTTCTAGATCTTTCATGCCAGACTTGGATTTTAAAAGCCGTCGTTCAAAGTCATCTACTTTTGTATCTAAACTAAAAGATTTTAATGTTATCTCTATCTCATCCAACTTGTCTAATTTCTCTAACTTGGTAAACACCTTTTAAAGAACTGAAAGTTTAGACATCATAGAGTCCTATTGCGGGGTCTTAAGTGTGATCCTTTCACCTTCTGGCTTCTTGAAGGCGGTCGTAACGCGTCCCGAATCAAGGTCGAGGTACGATAGGTCGCCGTCAATGGAGGAGTCAGAGCTGAGAGCGGACCGGATCCTATTCACCGCCGTCGACAGTCCCTTGTTGTTTGAGGTTGCCATCTTACCGAGCTTATAATGACAGACCTGAAAAAAAACTTCGACAAGATAAACCATACAAAGTTATAAGCATGACAGAACAGTATGTGGACAAAAATTCGACatatgatacatgtacagtatatacATGCTACATACAAAAAGCGTGTCTATTTATGCTAACCAggtaattaaacatttatcaaccGAAAACAATACTAGAAAGACTTTACAGCTAGTCTAGTTTCATAAAGACCTTGcgtgtattaaaatgtttgagaTTCGTAAATATAACGAGTTATTTTTGAACTCGGATAACCCGACTGGCAAAATTGCACttcagacattataaggtaacTGTGAGGCGTTCATGAATAAGGTTGTGTCTGTGAAAGGGCTTTTTGAGCTTGTCCGAAGCACATCACATTATCTACAACGACATAAGTCTTAATATTAGCTCCAAGCTATCCCTTCAATCTTTTCTTTGTATACTTGTAATATGCTGATATATtaaccacatacatgtatgaataaataaatacggTTTAAACCAATCTTCAACATTTATAGTGTGTAAAGATAAGCCTTTTaactatcatttaaatgtgaacATCGATCGGAGGTATACCTTTAACATGTTTGACCTATATTGCTATTCTAAAACAGAAACTATTGATACGACTTAAGTTAAAAACTTAAAAGTGTTTCACGGGAATATTAATAATTCAATACTAAGTGTACGTTGAACAAAAGGTGTGAACTATTAATTATACTAGTAccaaataaaactattaatacTTGTTTAAAAAGATGTCAAATTTACATCTTAAAGTAAGATCTTGAGTGTATATACCATTACTGCAGTAAGGTTATTTTTCAGATCAAGACGCTTTATTGACGTTGTTGTCAGGTATGTAAATTTAATATCCTTTGTGTTAAATGACTTTAAATTTAAAGAGTTTGTTTGTCCTTATTAGCAGATGCTCACACTACTGATTATTTAATCTTATTGATCATACACTTGAACTGTGCTAAATTTACCTGTGttcaaagtgaaagtagaccctttttcattaaaattaaatttcttaaaaggtTTGCTTTGTCACGGTCAATCTTAAATCAAATGTCTATAAGATTAAAAAATACACGTCTTGAAACATCAAACGCTAACTGATATCAATTAAAAAGAGCAAACCAGAAACTTTAAAtaagaatgtaaacaaacacttctTTCTCCACCAGGTATCATTTAGCGTAATAGCAAGCACATATAAATAATCAATGAGAAGTGTATTCGAACAAAACCCTATTTGCTATGTATGCTATcgccaaaaaaacaacagaaggTAACATTGTTATGGCCTCAACAATCATTCTtcacttttttatcaatttaaagaCCTTTCTACCTCCCAGTGTTTGATCTGCGCACAACCCGCAAGCCATAATCAATATGTTTCCATGAACACACTTTATATCTAACTTCAAAAAACAACTCAGAACGCCAATATCATTTCAAGCATTTCAGATTTAATACTGGTTTAAGCACTTTGGCAAGCAACTGTACACATATAGTCAAACATaccaatgatatattaaaactgAAGAAAACAGGACTTATTTCTAAATCATATTAACATCATCTATGTTTTATAACTTATAGTCATGTTAAACACGTATTTTTACCAAATCATTaataactttcaaaacaaaatttcaaactttaaaaagaaaagtttttgaaataaacacgTCGACTGCCCAAAGCTGAATAACAGTTACACTAAATTCCTCTTGCACGAAACCTTCTATTATCCGCCACCTAGCGGATATTACGCTACATTCAAACGGGAATTAATTGTCTACTAATTTTTGTACATTCAGAActtagaaaattatatttctctTATGATGCTATTCCGACAAAACTTTGTTAGAACTGTTCTTATTAGTCGttctgggcgccgactaatttctttagaaatattccaaattagggactagttcataaatggcagaacaatgctttcaatagtttccacgttgcatgataaaatatgaagtttagtatgttctatattttataaaactttacactttaattgataatgaaaccttaaactATAAAGCCCtgtatatcattttgaaaattttgattttaaataccagttcaatcataacaactcggccatctccaagatagatacaggccgaggtgttccgatttaTATCAACTTCCGCCCAAATAggtgaaggttacacggtactattacaatatctttatgtttgtaaacctcgtacacagtaatctcccttggtgacagcaaaaaaagccgaattttgaaaaaataaccttcagcttaattgtttgttctgaaaatgacattcgaaagaatgaactccagataataccctcttgatgtatagtatttttatccccgttctatatactcatatgagtgaaatgtgttacaaaaacgtatacaaaatataaagcaaggaattcacataacatgcctgtacaaataaaaagtgaatttcatgctattgaaatctatgtattagaccGTTAACTCTACGTcccgaagaaacgtatgtatattttttgttataatttagttttaaccggaggatCAGCTTGggaaaaaaacagaatatctataattccgggcttaaactattgtaacaatgttattaactataatgtccttcgagcatatgtacacccaacataaaaaaatattatcattgaaataataaccatttttggttatctgcatgcacatttttcttctaatttcattgcgccgacttgatgctatgcatcaacttttttcatGTCTCTAAATGTCTTACGTGAACTTTAAGAAATCGGTGTCAGTGGAGCTCTctcgattttcaacatttattatagAACGATTACTTTTAGTCACAATTGAGGAGTTGAAGTTACCGAGTTTACTACAAGCAGCAGTTTCTTTGTAAAAAGTAAGTGCAAATAGTGTACATGTTTCGTCCCTGATAAAtaaattcgattttttttaaatttcacatAATTTTTATTAGTTTGTGTTTCTTTCGAAAAATGAAAACGTTAAAAACAGTTGTAAGTAGCAGTAGCATTTTATAACGGCAGCATAATCAGCAACAgaagcaacagcagcagcagcagcagcagcagcagcagcagcaggagtaTTAACAGTCTCAGTAGCGGTAGAATAAGAAGCAGGAGCAGCTGAATCAGCAACAGTAGAAGTAACAGTAGAGGAAGTGGTCCTGGTGGTTGCAATAACAGTAATGGAGATGGTTGTAGCAGTAAcaacagtagcagtagtagtagcagtagtcgGAGAAACAGCAGCAGGTGTAGTATTCGCAGAAGTGGAAATGGTTGTATCATCAGCATAGCAGCAGAAATAGTAGCAGTAGTTGTAGTGGTGGtggcagtagcagcagcaacaacatcaGCATTAATAGAGAAGTGaattgatgatggtggtggtgttggtagTAAAAGCCGCCATAGCATCAGCAGTAGTATTAGCAGGAGTGGAATGGGgggcagtagtagcagcagtattATCAGTAGTAGCTGTAGCGTCTCTTTCAGTTTTGAGTCTTAATTTATTGTGATTCAGGAATGAAGAGGAGCAAACACCGAGTACAGCGTGAGGACTCGTCCATGTTCTACAGTGACTCTGTTGACAGCTGGGAGGAACTAGATAGCAGACCTCCTGGGGGCGGTGACCCCGCCCAGCCAGCATTTGTTGCAAACACGGACCACTTCGAAACCCTCGAGGAGGTCAGCAAGGCCATAAAAGATGCCGGCGTGGACAAATGTGGACTCATATTTGGTTGTTACCTGTTTGTTGCAAATAATATAGCTGGTTGTTATGAATACAGTTAGGTTAGCTAAGATGATTGAGTAATTCGCCTATatgcaaatatacataaatcTGCAGCCAGTGAGAAACAAgtaaatttgattatttgaaaGGAATCTTCATGTAacgtttatttataaatacatggaCGATAATGACTAGTACATATCACACTTTTACTTTCACTTTTTTAGATAATGTCTGCTTCCGTGGTTCGTTGAATTTTATATATAGGTCCATATGGAAGTGCTCGAATGATATGTCAAACTTCATAATGAGTATTCGAATCACAATAGACCAAAAAACGATAATATTATAACTAATTGCAAGTGTATTTCCATAGTTAATTCTAGTATGAATATATCATTGGTGTTCATTTCAACAAATACTATGCCTTAGCTCAACATATAAATAACAGAAGGATTAAGCGAAAAAGAGAGTTTTACTTATTGCTTTTGTACACTCAAAGCACGTATCCTAACCCTACCAATCCTTCCAAATTCGATATcacgtaaatgtattttatggttttaaaGTAATAAAGTTCGATGAAAATCGAGTGTGGATGATCACATCGATAATCGGACAATTACTCCAAAAAATAAGATCATCGCATCACCACTGCTTTAAAgcgtattgttgttgttgttgttgttgttttaaatgctACGTCATAGAGACAATATAGGGCTGTTCCTGGTCATAGACATAGGGTAAAATACAAGGGTCATCTTCAAGATAACACGTGGCACCTTACTACATTCAgcatattgttgttgttgctgttgtcgTTACTGTGGCATCCAACATCCAGTGTTCATACCACTTTTCTTTGCCAGGAATAGACTATACGTTGAGCAACAAGGTCCAAGGTGAACGGACATTTGGGGGGCGGAACTTGCACGCCGTGGAGAGCGGGCGGGTAAACCCATACCAGGAAGTTATCTGCATCATGGGTGAGACCCTGGAGCCCCTGGATGATGACGGGATTATTCCGGTGTACGGCTTCGGAGACAGGGTCGTCAAGGATATCGGCATATTTCCCTTGAAGAAGGAGGTAGTTTCACGGatataaagtttttattttaattgcatgCTATCCTGTATCATTTTGTAGGATTCAGTTCTTAACATGAAATATACATCTTATGCTTAATGTGAACGGATGACACAAGCACtagaaaaataatcattaaacatCAGATAAATTGTCACTTGTGTAAATTCCCTGAGTTTAGCctctgcccccccccctccacctcccccccccccaatatataagaataatatcaaattatgatCATCATTTAGCCATATGGGTTATGTTTATTACACCGTACAGGGTGAGTGTGACGGTTTCGCGGAGGTTCTTGATGTGTATGACGAGATCGCGCCGGATATAAAGCTGGGAGGCCCGACAAATTTTGCGCCACTCATCCAGGAGGCCGTAGCCATCGTGAGACGAACTAAACAGGTACGGACAGCGTAAGCGGTCGGGGTGGCGGCTTGTAGCCTTGCTTAGGCGTAAAAGGTCTTTGTCACGATGTTACCGATAGTAATAACACCATATAAAATGTCCGTTGGAATAAAACAATTTGtcgtttcattttgaaattcatttgCGAATATGCGTTTTGTGTTTATGGTGTGGAAACTACTATATTGtatattgattatgttttaaaaaaaacaataagaatTCAATCATGAACGTTTGAGACATAATTATactctttaaaatatgttgcaaGAACACGTGTTTTCTAGCTTGCCGTCCACATCTTCGGCACTTTATTCATTGCGCTATTTTCTCCCTACAGTACCACATTCTTGTGATCGTGGCGGACGGGCAGGTAACGAGCGAGGAGGAGACGATAGCGGCTATAGTGGCGGCATCCGAGTACCCACTATCCATCGTAGTGATAGGTATTCATACCCACATCATCCATAAAAACGATCTCAAGCTGAGTAGCAGAAAcattatttccttatttctATTTACATGTAAAGGATAAGGATTTCATAAATATTCGACCAAGATTGCTCGTTGTGCTGTTTCcattttatattattcaaataaaaggttattttaaATGGTAACGATATCAGACGCTTCATTATCACTAGTGATCTGCTAAATAACTACCCGTATATCATTtgaattgaatttgaatttgaattggAAGGTGTCGGCGACGGGCCATGGGAGGTCATGCGTGACTTCGACGAACAACTTCCAGCACGTAGGTTTGACAACTTTAACTTTGTGGATTTCCACACGGTAAAAACAGAAGCTCGGAACCCTCAAGCAGCGGTAGCGGTTGCGGCTCTCAAGGAGATCCCAGAACAGTATCGCGCTATAAAGGAACACGGGCTACTGGATCAGTTACATGGCAGGCGGAAATAAGGCTGAATAAGTACCGTATTATAATGGAACATGTTTGTGGACTAGCAACGAGCAGGAGGTAAAACTACGGTTAAACATAGCAACACTAGCGATTATTTTTACCGTAAACGGGCATCACCGTAATATATGCAATAGAAATTACTAAATAACTAAATGTTATTACTAAATGGGATTCCGAAAGACAATCTTGAGAATCTCGAAATACGTTGGGATGTTTTATGAAGGGGATAAAAGAATACAATGCGAACTATCAAGTGCTCGAGCTACTGAGTGCTCGTACTAATGAGTGCTCGTACCACTGAGTGCTCGAACTACTGAGTACTAGTACTATTGAGTGCTCGTACCACTGAGTGCTCGAACCACTGAGTGCTAGTACTATTGAGTGCTCGAGCTACTGAGTACTAGTACTATTGAGTGCTCGTACCACTGAGTGCTCGAGCTACTGAGTACTAGTACTATTGAGTGCTCGTACCACTGAGTGCTCGAACTACTGAGTACTAGTACTATTGAGTGCTCGTACCACTGAGTGCTCGAACTACTGAGTACTAGTACTATTGAGTGCTCGTACCACTGAGTGCTCTAACTACTGAGTACTAGTACTATTGAGTGCTCGAACTACTGAGTACTAGTACTATTGAGTGCTCGTACCACTGAGTGCTCTAACTACTGAGTACTAGTACTATTGAGTGCTCGAACTACTGAGTACTAGTACTATTGAGTGCTCGTTCCACTGAGTGCTCGAACTACTGAGTACTAGTACTATTGAGTGCTCGTACCACTGAATGCTCGAACCACTGAGTACTAGTACTATTGAGTGCTCGTACCACTGAGTGCTCGAACTACTGAGTACTAGTACTATTGAGTGCTCGAACTACTGAGTACTAGTACTATTGAGTGCTCGTACTACTGAGTGCTCGAACTACTGAGTACTAGTACTATTGAGCGCTCGTACTACTGAGTGCTCAAACTACTGAGTACTAGTACTATTGAGTGCTCGTACCACTGAGTGCTCGAACTACTGAGTACTAGTACTATTGAGTGCTCGTACCACTGAGTGCTCAAACTACTGAGTACTAGTACTATTGAGTGCTCGTACTACTGAGTGCTCAAACTACTGAGTACTAGTACTATTGAGTGCTCGTACTACTGAATACTCATACTATTGAGTGCTCGTTTTACTGAGTACTCGTACTATTGAGTGCTCGTACTACTGAGTACTCGAACTACTAAGTGCTCGTACTACTGAGTACTCGTACTATTGAGTGCTCGTACTACTGAGTACTAGTACTATTGAGTGCTCGTACTACTGAGTACTAGTACTATTGAGTACTCGTTTTACTGAGTACTCGTACTATTGAGTGCTCGTTTTACTGAGTGCTCA
The sequence above is drawn from the Mya arenaria isolate MELC-2E11 chromosome 14, ASM2691426v1 genome and encodes:
- the LOC128218424 gene encoding copine family protein 1-like isoform X2; this encodes MKRSKHRVQREDSSMFYSDSVDSWEELDSRPPGGGDPAQPAFVANTDHFETLEEVSKAIKDAGVDKCGLIFGIDYTLSNKVQGERTFGGRNLHAVESGRVNPYQEVICIMGETLEPLDDDGIIPVYGFGDRVVKDIGIFPLKKEGECDGFAEVLDVYDEIAPDIKLGGPTNFAPLIQEAVAIVRRTKQYHILVIVADGQVTSEEETIAAIVAASEYPLSIVVIGIHTHIIHKNDLKLSSRNIISLFLFTCKG
- the LOC128218424 gene encoding copine family protein 1-like isoform X1 — protein: MKRSKHRVQREDSSMFYSDSVDSWEELDSRPPGGGDPAQPAFVANTDHFETLEEVSKAIKDAGVDKCGLIFGIDYTLSNKVQGERTFGGRNLHAVESGRVNPYQEVICIMGETLEPLDDDGIIPVYGFGDRVVKDIGIFPLKKEGECDGFAEVLDVYDEIAPDIKLGGPTNFAPLIQEAVAIVRRTKQYHILVIVADGQVTSEEETIAAIVAASEYPLSIVVIGVGDGPWEVMRDFDEQLPARRFDNFNFVDFHTVKTEARNPQAAVAVAALKEIPEQYRAIKEHGLLDQLHGRRK